cttcttcagcaTCGCCCTTGTAGCTCTCAAGTTCTACTgatgatttctttgtttttcgttGTATTCTTCTTCATGTGATTTGATTTATGCATCTttgattatagaaaaaaaaaccatttatttgGTCATTGCTTGGTCTTGGTGGAATAAGCTTGTGtatattgttctttgtttcgagtgaaatttattttgtaCTGTTGAAgtaatatatcatcatttttatGGAATCACAACACTATTGATGCTCAAAGATGAAAAGTGTCAAAACACTAACTCCCAACTTCTTTATAATCAAAAGCAAATGTCACACAAACCAACATatgaaaaaccaaacaaaaacaaactcagACAGCAGCAGTCGTGACATCCACTACGGATTGACGCCTAGCATATTCACGAGCTCCATCTTTGTCAACAATCTTGATCACAAAGTTCGGTGGCGCAATGACCAGTCTTGAACGGATTTCAAGTATGCATTTGTCCACCAGTTCAATGGCTTCTTCTACAGTCATGTCGCTGCGGTAATGTCTGTCCATTGTGGAGAGGGAGAAGTAGGAGCCATAACCGAAAGCTCCCTTGTCAACTTTGTGAAGGGTTGCAATGTAATCGATGTAGTAAAGAGATGCACCACTCTCATTGTCGTAGCCAGCCAATAGTATATTCACCGAATACGGATTCTGATTAAATGgagcaaaaataaaacacacagaGATATCTCAAATTTTTTGCCATCAATGAGTAGCCAATCATAAACAATACAGGGAAATCCAAAGCAAAGACCATATGAGATTTTTGTGTATAGCCCTCAAGACTCTAATACTAATAAATTAGCTTCACATTTTACATAATCAAGTCATTTTAGCCTTGTAAAATCTAACACATGGTCGTAACAAAGCGTAGACGTAACAAAACTCTCAGTTACAACCCAACCTATTCCACCAAACAGATGCATATCAATAATGTAGACGATAACAATATTAAGTAAACTTCTGCAACTCTTGTAGTGATCATAGTGATCATTTGGCTATAGAAGACATTCAAGCACAGAACAAGATAGTAAGTTCCTTCAAGTTTGGGATAGTCTCACTACAATCCTAACAATGAAAACCAAAGCAAGTCCtcaaatcaaatctcctaaTTACTCTAAAGTCCAAATAAGACGGACTTAACTAAAAAGTTCCAACTTACAAGACTCATCTCAGAACTACTCAACACTGCTGCCACATATAAATGGAAGTTAAACTTGTAAGACCATGGACTTGAAGAAACAAAGACCTATTGGCTATCATAAGCAACAGAGAGGGAAGCTTCAATTCAAATACACATAGAACTGCAAAAACGAACTCAATTCAATTTCACAAAAGGCTAAAGTTGTATACCTTCCTCAACGCAGTAGCGAGCTCTCCGCGAGTGAAATTGGCAGCAGCGGAAGTAGTCAAAGGGATACCGTTTCTGAATTTGTACAAGGAAACATTCTTCTGAACGTACTCCGTAAACTGAACCctaataataatcaaacaacCCCAAATAAGCGAAGCCTAGTTCAAATTACTCTATCCATccctaaattatatatatatatatatatatatatatagagagagagagagagagagagagagagcttacctATCACCTGGCTCGCCACTAGCAGCAACAAGCTTGTGAGAGTCGAGCATCATGATCTTGTCTTCGTTGTTCTTGTGGAGAAGGATACTGTGAACCGCAGATGTATCAGCAG
The Camelina sativa cultivar DH55 chromosome 15, Cs, whole genome shotgun sequence DNA segment above includes these coding regions:
- the LOC104746719 gene encoding proteasome subunit beta type-2-A, producing the protein MECVFGLVGNGFAIVAADTSAVHSILLHKNNEDKIMMLDSHKLVAASGEPGDRVQFTEYVQKNVSLYKFRNGIPLTTSAAANFTRGELATALRKNPYSVNILLAGYDNESGASLYYIDYIATLHKVDKGAFGYGSYFSLSTMDRHYRSDMTVEEAIELVDKCILEIRSRLVIAPPNFVIKIVDKDGAREYARRQSVVDVTTAAV